The window GACTTTATTGTTTTTGGCAAAGTTTGCTGCATCGACAACAGTAATAACGCTATCAAAGTGCGCATAACGGTTGCGCATCAACCGTAGCATGTTTGCTAAATCTTTTGGCTCGGCTAGGCCGGAGGCCTCGATTACGATATAGTCGAGAGTACTCCCCTTGTAGGCCAGTTGGCTGATTGCATCATCCAATTCGCCGTCATCTACGCTACAACATATGCAACCGTTAGTTAGCTCGAGCTGAGTATCTGTTTGGGCACTGACTAATAGTGAGTCTATGTTTATGTCGCCGAAATCATTAACAATCACTCCGATTTTTAAGCCATGATTTTGCTTGAGTAGGTAGTTTAGGACCGATGTTTTACCTGCACCCAAAAACCCAGTCAATAAGACGATCGGAATCGAATGGGTGCGATTTATCATAAACCTATTGTACCCCTGTTTAGATAGGAACGAAAGTCGTCTTGGTGTATGATAATGTCAATGAATAAATCGAATAATAAGATTACAATCGAATTAGATATTCGTACGGTTGCTAAAGTCACTTTGCTCGTAATTGGTTTGTTATTGTTCCTAAAACTAATTGACTCTCTTCTACCCACGCTCACTCTAATTGGTGTGGCTGTATTCTTGTCGATCGCGCTGAATCCTGCTGTCCGAAAAATTGCCCATATGCTACCGAGCAAAAGCCGTAAAATCGCTACCGGTGTAGCCTTCTTCCTAGTAGTTGGATTTCTGAGTTTATTCTTTAGTATAACGATTCCACCAGTGGCCAAGCAAATTAGCTCGTTCGCAAGTGATTTGCCGCAGACAGTAGAGAATTTTAGGTCTCAAGATAATTTCTTGAGTAGGACTGTGGCTAGATACCAATTGGAAGACGATATCAGCCAGGCCGCAAAAGATATTGCTTCGCGAGTATCATCAAGCAACGATGTAGTCGGTGCTGTTAACAAACTGACCACAACCGTTGTTCGAACCGTAGCCGTTTTAATAATGACATTTATGATGCTAGTTGAAGGTCCTGAGTGGGTGCGCAAAGGCTGGGCTCTAACCGATAAAAAGAAACTTGGTCGCAGGCAGAAGTTGGTCAAATCTATGGAAGAAGTCGTTACTGGCTATGTTAACGGGCAACTACTAATCTCGGCCATCGCCGCGTCAATCGCTTTAATATTTATGTTGATAATTGGTACACCAGATGCTTTAGCCAAGGCTGGGATCGTAGCTGTTTTTGGGCTTATTCCACTAATTGGCTCGGCAATATCTGCAGCGATTATCGTCCTGTCGACTTTGCTTGTGAACGTTAAGATCGCGTTAATACTTGCTGTTTACTTTCTGGTGTATCAACAGATCGAGAATGCAACAATCCAACCCTATATTCAAGGCAGGCGTAGTTCACTAACAGCTTTAACAGTGTTCTTGGCAGCCTTAATCGGTGCTAGCCTCGCAGGTTTGTTTGGCGCATTAGTGGCTGTACCAGTAGCAGGTTGCAGCAAAGTGCTCTTGGACGATTATCTAGAACAACGCAAAACCAGTCGCGCCTGAGTTTTGTTGGACTAAATGTGAAATGCTGCAATAACTATGGCCATTTTTGGCAGACATCGTTTAAATAGTAGCCTTATTAAATACAGCTCACTGCTAGACGTGCTTAAACCAGAGCTGACCCTGGGGGGTATCTTTGATGCCGATACCCTCTTTCAACAAGTGATCACGTAGCTCGTCACTTTTTTGCCAGTCTTTGTTGTCGCGTGCTTTTCGACGTTGTTCGAGCATGAGTTTTTGAGCACTAGATATGTCTTCCGATGATAAATCTATGCCGAGCAAGTCGCTAATGCACGTTAGGCTGTCTTTTGCAGGTGCCCTACCGGCTTTTTCGACATCGTCAAAATAGACGTCGATGATAGCCAGGGCTTTTGGTGTGTCGAGGTCGTCGTCTAGGGCTGCCACAATATCTTCTGATATGTCTTTGTCGTATCCTGGTAATTGCCAAGATCTGTCGGCGACAGCTTGCCAGTTGTTTAGCCGATTTTGAGCAGCTTCTAAGATTGTCCAAGTAAAATTGCCCTCTGTCCGATAATGCTTGCTTAAGATGAGCAACTTGAAAGCTTGCAGACTAAAACTCTTATCTAATATGTCCTGCAAGCTGTAAACATTACCAAGCGACTTAGACATCTTAGAATCATTAACTCGTAAATGGTTGTTATGTAGCCAGATTTGAGCAAACTGCTTACCCGTTAACGATTCTGTCTGGGCAATCTCGTTGGTATGGTGAACCGGAATATGATCGACCCCACCAGCATGGATATCGATTTGATCGCCTAGGCCTTCGCGGGCAATTACCGAGCACTCTAAGTGCCAACCCGGGAAGCCTTTACCCCACGGGCTGTCCCACTCCATGTCGCGTTTTTGATCTTCTGGCGAAAACTTCCAGACTGCAAAATCAGTAATGTTCTT of the Candidatus Nomurabacteria bacterium genome contains:
- a CDS encoding AI-2E family transporter → MNKSNNKITIELDIRTVAKVTLLVIGLLLFLKLIDSLLPTLTLIGVAVFLSIALNPAVRKIAHMLPSKSRKIATGVAFFLVVGFLSLFFSITIPPVAKQISSFASDLPQTVENFRSQDNFLSRTVARYQLEDDISQAAKDIASRVSSSNDVVGAVNKLTTTVVRTVAVLIMTFMMLVEGPEWVRKGWALTDKKKLGRRQKLVKSMEEVVTGYVNGQLLISAIAASIALIFMLIIGTPDALAKAGIVAVFGLIPLIGSAISAAIIVLSTLLVNVKIALILAVYFLVYQQIENATIQPYIQGRRSSLTALTVFLAALIGASLAGLFGALVAVPVAGCSKVLLDDYLEQRKTSRA
- a CDS encoding cysteine--tRNA ligase — its product is MIKLYNTLTRQKDELKPLKAGQVSFYNCGLTVYSQPHIGNWVGYIYWDVLTRLLGHHGLQVNRVQNITDVGHLTSDDDAGEDKMEKGARSEGLTAWDVAEKYIAIADHEGYELLGLKQPKLIRATNLIDQQIEFVKQLEKAGFTYEIPGDGLYFDTAKLKDYGKLAKLDIAGLEAGARVSVEGKKNITDFAVWKFSPEDQKRDMEWDSPWGKGFPGWHLECSVIAREGLGDQIDIHAGGVDHIPVHHTNEIAQTESLTGKQFAQIWLHNNHLRVNDSKMSKSLGNVYSLQDILDKSFSLQAFKLLILSKHYRTEGNFTWTILEAAQNRLNNWQAVADRSWQLPGYDKDISEDIVAALDDDLDTPKALAIIDVYFDDVEKAGRAPAKDSLTCISDLLGIDLSSEDISSAQKLMLEQRRKARDNKDWQKSDELRDHLLKEGIGIKDTPQGQLWFKHV